A region from the Pseudomonas promysalinigenes genome encodes:
- the pcaG gene encoding protocatechuate 3,4-dioxygenase subunit alpha — MPIELLPETPSQTAGPYVHIGLALEAAGNPTRDQEIWNQMAKPDAAGEHILLIGHVYDGNGHLVRDSFLELWQADASGQYQDAYNLENAFNSFGRTATTFDAGEWTVQTVKPGVVNNAAGVPMAPHINISLFARGINIHLHTRLYFDDEAEANAKCPVLNLIEQPQRRETLVAKRCEVDGKTAYRFDIRIQGEGETVFFDF; from the coding sequence ATGCCTATCGAACTGCTGCCGGAAACCCCCTCGCAAACCGCCGGCCCTTACGTGCACATCGGCCTGGCCCTGGAAGCGGCTGGCAACCCGACCCGTGATCAGGAAATCTGGAACCAGATGGCCAAGCCCGATGCTGCGGGTGAGCACATTCTGCTGATTGGCCATGTCTACGACGGCAATGGTCACCTGGTGCGCGATTCGTTCCTGGAACTGTGGCAAGCCGACGCCAGCGGCCAATACCAGGATGCTTACAACCTGGAAAACGCCTTCAACAGCTTCGGCCGCACCGCCACCACCTTCGATGCCGGTGAGTGGACCGTACAGACGGTCAAGCCGGGTGTGGTGAACAATGCCGCAGGCGTGCCGATGGCACCGCACATCAACATCAGCCTGTTCGCTCGCGGGATCAACATACACTTGCACACGCGCTTGTACTTCGACGATGAGGCCGAGGCCAACGCCAAGTGCCCAGTGCTCAACCTGATCGAGCAGCCCCAGCGCCGTGAGACGCTGGTGGCCAAGCGTTGCGAGGTAGATGGCAAGACGGCGTATCGCTTCGATATCCGTATTCAGGGAGAAGGGGAGACCGTCTTCTTCGACTTCTGA
- the trmA gene encoding tRNA (uridine(54)-C5)-methyltransferase TrmA: MSAAFDPTVYDTQLQGKVARLRELLAPFGAPEPAVFDSPREHYRLRAEFRLWREDGQRHYAMFAPGEKHKAILIDDFPIASQRINALMPRLKAAWQASEALSNRLFQVEFLTTLAGDAMVTLCYHRPLDEAWEVAARQLADELGVSLIGRSKGKRLVIGRDYAVEQLEVAGRVFSYRQPEGAFTQPNGAVNQKMLSWAFEAMGERDDDLLELYCGNGNFTLPLATRVRQVLATEISKTSVNAALSNLDENAVDNVKLVRLSAEELTQALNGVRPFRRLEGIDLASYDFGTVFVDPPRAGMDPDTCELTRRFERILYISCNPETLAANIAQLQDTHRIERCALFDQFPYTHHMESGVLLVRR; encoded by the coding sequence ATGAGTGCTGCCTTCGATCCCACCGTCTACGACACCCAGCTCCAGGGCAAAGTCGCCCGACTGCGTGAGTTGCTGGCGCCGTTCGGCGCACCGGAGCCGGCCGTTTTCGACTCGCCCCGCGAGCATTACCGCCTGCGCGCAGAATTTCGCCTGTGGCGCGAGGACGGCCAGCGCCACTACGCGATGTTCGCGCCAGGGGAAAAGCACAAGGCAATCCTGATCGACGACTTCCCCATCGCCAGCCAGCGCATCAACGCACTGATGCCAAGGCTCAAGGCTGCCTGGCAAGCCAGCGAGGCGCTGAGCAACCGCCTGTTCCAGGTCGAGTTCCTCACTACCCTGGCCGGCGATGCCATGGTCACCCTGTGCTACCACCGCCCACTGGACGAAGCCTGGGAAGTAGCCGCTCGCCAGCTGGCCGATGAGCTAGGGGTGAGCCTGATCGGCCGCTCCAAGGGCAAGCGCCTGGTCATAGGCCGCGACTATGCGGTGGAACAGCTTGAGGTCGCCGGGCGCGTGTTCAGTTACCGCCAACCGGAAGGCGCGTTCACCCAGCCTAACGGCGCGGTGAACCAGAAGATGCTGAGCTGGGCCTTCGAGGCCATGGGCGAGCGTGATGATGATCTGCTGGAGCTGTATTGCGGCAACGGCAACTTCACTCTGCCGCTGGCCACTCGCGTTCGCCAGGTACTGGCCACCGAAATCAGCAAGACGTCGGTCAATGCCGCACTGAGCAACCTTGACGAAAACGCTGTGGATAACGTGAAGCTGGTGCGCCTGTCGGCAGAAGAGCTGACCCAAGCGCTCAATGGTGTGCGCCCGTTCCGCCGCCTGGAAGGGATCGACCTTGCAAGCTACGACTTCGGCACCGTGTTCGTCGACCCGCCACGGGCAGGCATGGACCCAGATACCTGTGAGCTGACCCGGCGCTTCGAAAGGATCCTGTACATTTCGTGCAACCCTGAAACCCTGGCGGCAAACATCGCGCAGTTGCAGGACACCCACCGCATCGAACGGTGTGCGTTGTTCGACCAGTTCCCGTATACCCACCACATGGAAAGCGGTGTGCTGCTGGTGCGGCGCTGA
- a CDS encoding NCS2 family permease encodes MLERLFQLRAHNTNVRTEILAGVTTFLAMAYILFVNPSILGETGMDKGAIFVATCLAAAIGSTTMGLIANYPIALAPGMGLNAFFTYTVVLHMGHTWQVALGAVFLSAVMFFLLSIFRIREWIVNSIPLPLRSAIAAGIGLFLALIALHNAGIVVDNPATLVGLGDLKQPAPILATLGFFLIVGLESLKVRGAVLIGILAVTIAAILMGVTPFGGVVSMPPSLAPTFLQLDIKGALDVGLVSVIFAFLFVDLFDNSGTLIGVAKRAGLMGKDGHMPKMGRALIADSTAAMAGSLLGTSTTTSYIESAAGVSAGGRTGLTAIVVAILFLLALFFAPLAGSVPAFATAPALLFVAVLMASGLAEINWDDVTEAAPVVVTALAMPLTYSIANGIAFGFIAWTAVKLISGRHRDLNPALVILSILFVIKLGWFNA; translated from the coding sequence ATGCTGGAAAGGCTGTTTCAACTAAGAGCACACAACACCAACGTGCGCACCGAGATTCTTGCGGGCGTCACCACCTTCCTGGCCATGGCCTACATCCTGTTCGTCAACCCGAGCATCCTCGGCGAGACCGGCATGGACAAAGGCGCGATCTTCGTCGCCACGTGCCTGGCGGCCGCCATCGGCTCGACCACCATGGGGCTGATCGCCAACTACCCGATCGCTCTGGCGCCGGGCATGGGCCTGAACGCATTCTTCACCTACACCGTGGTGCTGCACATGGGCCACACCTGGCAGGTGGCACTGGGGGCGGTGTTTCTCTCGGCGGTGATGTTCTTCCTGTTGTCGATTTTTCGCATACGCGAGTGGATCGTTAACAGCATTCCACTGCCCCTGCGCTCAGCGATCGCCGCAGGTATCGGGCTGTTTCTGGCGCTCATTGCCCTGCACAATGCGGGCATCGTCGTCGATAACCCGGCAACCCTGGTTGGCCTGGGCGACCTCAAGCAGCCGGCACCCATTCTGGCGACTCTGGGCTTTTTCCTGATCGTCGGCCTTGAGTCGCTGAAAGTGCGTGGTGCGGTGTTGATCGGCATTCTGGCCGTGACCATCGCCGCGATCTTGATGGGTGTAACGCCGTTCGGCGGCGTGGTTTCGATGCCGCCCTCACTGGCGCCGACCTTCCTGCAGCTGGACATCAAGGGCGCCCTGGACGTGGGCCTGGTGAGCGTGATCTTTGCCTTCTTGTTCGTCGACCTGTTCGACAACTCCGGAACCTTGATCGGCGTGGCCAAGCGTGCCGGCCTGATGGGCAAGGACGGCCACATGCCGAAGATGGGCCGTGCCCTGATCGCCGACAGCACCGCCGCCATGGCCGGGTCCCTGCTGGGCACCTCGACCACCACCAGCTACATCGAATCCGCTGCTGGTGTGAGCGCTGGGGGCCGCACTGGCCTTACCGCCATCGTGGTCGCCATTCTGTTCCTGCTGGCGCTGTTCTTCGCCCCGCTGGCCGGTAGCGTACCGGCCTTCGCCACGGCCCCAGCGCTGCTGTTCGTTGCCGTGCTGATGGCCTCGGGCCTGGCGGAGATCAACTGGGACGACGTCACCGAGGCCGCCCCGGTGGTAGTGACCGCCCTGGCCATGCCGCTGACCTATTCGATCGCCAACGGCATCGCTTTCGGCTTCATCGCCTGGACTGCCGTGAAGCTGATCTCTGGCCGCCACCGCGACCTGAATCCAGCCCTGGTGATCCTCTCCATCCTGTTCGTCATCAAGCTGGGCTGGTTCAACGCATGA
- a CDS encoding MFS transporter: protein MPDSAPQLLRHHRPFIAFWLARVFTASGFQMLTVAIGWHLYQLTGNVLDLGLVGLVEFAPRVLFMLHTGHVADRYDRRRVAALCQSLQGLIALALAVGSATDNVSRELIFALAFLLGATRSFEMPATQALLPNVVPPGLFPRAVAASASATQAATIVAPAVGGFLYAFGSIWVYGPTVALYAVACLLMLTLNSRQQVPQRGRASIESLLAGIRFIRSRPDILGAISLDLFAVLLGGATALLPVFAKDILLTGPWGLGLLRSAPAVGALLMSLWLARFPVERKVGRTMFTAVGVFGVATIAFGLSTSFWFSLAVLVVLGAADMISMVIRGAFVQLETPDEMRGRVSAVNGLFIGASNQLGEFESGVTAHWFGTVPAVVLGGVGTLVVTGVWIRLFPTLANRDRLHSD, encoded by the coding sequence ATGCCCGATTCAGCGCCGCAGTTGTTGCGTCATCACCGCCCTTTCATCGCCTTCTGGCTGGCTCGCGTGTTCACGGCTAGTGGCTTTCAAATGCTCACGGTGGCCATCGGCTGGCACCTCTACCAGCTCACTGGCAATGTGCTCGACCTTGGGCTCGTCGGCCTGGTGGAGTTCGCGCCACGAGTGCTGTTCATGCTGCATACCGGGCACGTAGCCGATCGTTACGACCGACGTAGGGTCGCGGCGCTATGCCAGAGTTTGCAGGGGCTGATCGCTCTGGCATTGGCCGTGGGCAGTGCTACAGACAACGTCAGCCGTGAACTGATTTTCGCCCTGGCGTTCCTGCTCGGTGCCACCCGCTCGTTCGAGATGCCGGCGACCCAGGCATTGCTGCCCAATGTCGTGCCGCCAGGGTTGTTTCCACGGGCAGTGGCTGCCTCGGCCTCGGCGACCCAGGCAGCGACCATCGTCGCCCCGGCCGTGGGCGGCTTTTTGTATGCATTCGGCAGCATCTGGGTATATGGCCCTACCGTTGCCCTGTACGCCGTTGCCTGCCTGTTGATGTTGACCCTGAATTCGCGCCAGCAGGTGCCTCAGCGTGGGCGCGCCAGCATCGAGTCACTCCTGGCGGGCATCCGTTTCATCCGCAGCCGGCCTGACATCCTCGGCGCCATTTCGCTGGATCTGTTCGCCGTGCTGCTCGGTGGCGCCACCGCACTGCTGCCAGTATTCGCCAAGGACATCCTGCTGACTGGCCCGTGGGGCCTGGGCCTGCTGCGCTCGGCGCCAGCGGTGGGGGCACTGCTGATGTCGCTGTGGCTGGCGCGCTTTCCAGTGGAGCGCAAGGTGGGCCGCACCATGTTTACCGCCGTTGGGGTATTCGGCGTAGCAACCATCGCCTTTGGCCTATCGACCTCGTTCTGGTTCTCGCTGGCGGTGCTGGTGGTTCTGGGCGCTGCAGACATGATCAGCATGGTCATCCGTGGCGCCTTCGTGCAGTTGGAGACGCCGGACGAGATGCGCGGGCGGGTAAGCGCAGTCAATGGCCTGTTTATCGGTGCATCCAACCAGTTGGGTGAGTTCGAGTCCGGGGTAACGGCGCACTGGTTCGGCACCGTGCCAGCGGTGGTACTGGGGGGCGTGGGCACCTTGGTGGTGACCGGGGTGTGGATAAGGTTGTTCCCGACCCTGGCCAACCGCGATCGCTTGCACAGCGATTGA
- a CDS encoding cytochrome ubiquinol oxidase subunit I yields the protein MFGIEALELARMQFAFTVSFHILFPAITIGLASYLAVLEGLWLRTNNQVYRDLYHFWSKIFAVNFGMGVVSGLVMAYQFGTNWSRFSDFAGAVTGPLLTYEVLTAFFLEAGFLGVMLFGWNRVGRGLHFFSTVMVALGTLVSTFWILASNSWMQTPQGHEIIDGRVVPVDWLAVVFNPSFPYRLMHMATAAFVSTAFFVGASAAWHLLRGRDNPALRKMLSMAMWMALVVAPIQAVIGDFHGLNTLKHQPVKIAAIEGHWENVPGEPTPLILFGIPDMKAETTHFKLEIPALGSLILTHSLDKQVPAMKEFAPEDRPNSTIVFWSFRVMVGLGLLMIVVGLWSLWLRKRGTLYTSRPFLYVALWMGPSGLIALLAGWFTTEIGRQPWVVYGLLRTADGVSNHSYAQLGFTLIAFVVVYFALFGTGLGYMMRLVRKGPRTGEGDEQNPGGPGTKRTPARPLSAADDGHEANTASLSKGN from the coding sequence ATGTTCGGAATAGAGGCGTTAGAACTCGCCCGAATGCAGTTTGCCTTTACCGTGTCGTTCCACATTCTGTTCCCGGCCATCACCATCGGCCTTGCCAGCTACCTGGCGGTTCTCGAAGGCTTGTGGTTGCGGACCAACAACCAGGTCTACCGAGACCTCTATCATTTCTGGTCGAAGATCTTCGCCGTCAACTTTGGCATGGGCGTGGTATCCGGCCTGGTGATGGCTTATCAGTTCGGCACCAACTGGAGCCGCTTCTCCGACTTTGCCGGTGCTGTCACCGGCCCACTGCTGACCTACGAAGTGCTGACCGCTTTCTTCCTGGAGGCGGGCTTCCTTGGTGTGATGCTGTTCGGCTGGAACCGCGTCGGTCGGGGCCTGCACTTCTTTTCCACGGTCATGGTGGCGCTGGGTACGCTGGTATCGACCTTCTGGATCCTGGCCTCCAACAGCTGGATGCAGACGCCGCAAGGCCACGAGATCATCGATGGCCGGGTGGTGCCAGTGGACTGGCTCGCAGTGGTATTCAACCCATCGTTCCCTTATCGGCTGATGCATATGGCCACCGCCGCGTTCGTTTCCACCGCCTTCTTCGTCGGTGCTTCAGCGGCATGGCACCTGTTACGTGGGCGTGACAACCCGGCGCTGCGCAAGATGCTGTCGATGGCCATGTGGATGGCCTTGGTGGTTGCACCCATCCAGGCAGTGATCGGTGACTTCCATGGCCTGAATACCCTCAAGCACCAGCCGGTGAAGATCGCCGCCATCGAAGGCCATTGGGAGAATGTGCCTGGTGAGCCGACCCCACTGATCTTGTTCGGCATCCCGGACATGAAAGCCGAAACCACTCACTTCAAGCTTGAAATACCGGCGTTGGGCAGCTTGATTCTGACCCACAGCCTGGACAAGCAAGTACCGGCGATGAAGGAGTTCGCGCCTGAGGATCGGCCCAATTCGACCATCGTGTTCTGGTCGTTCCGGGTGATGGTAGGCCTTGGCTTGCTGATGATCGTCGTCGGCCTGTGGAGCCTGTGGCTGCGCAAGCGCGGCACGCTCTATACCTCCCGGCCGTTCCTGTACGTGGCACTGTGGATGGGGCCATCTGGGTTGATTGCGTTGCTGGCAGGCTGGTTCACCACCGAGATCGGTCGCCAACCGTGGGTGGTCTATGGGCTGCTGCGTACCGCCGATGGGGTTTCGAACCACAGTTATGCACAGCTTGGCTTCACTTTGATTGCCTTCGTGGTGGTGTATTTCGCGCTCTTCGGTACAGGCCTGGGCTATATGATGCGCCTGGTGCGTAAAGGCCCGCGCACTGGCGAAGGTGACGAGCAGAACCCCGGTGGCCCTGGCACCAAACGCACGCCGGCACGGCCTTTGTCTGCCGCCGATGATGGCCACGAGGCCAATACTGCCAGCCTGAGCAAGGGGAACTGA
- the cydB gene encoding cytochrome d ubiquinol oxidase subunit II — protein sequence MGIDLPLIWAVIIIFGVMMYVVMDGFDLGIGMLFPFVKGEQDRDVMMNTVAPVWDGNETWLVLGGAGLFGAFPMAYAVVLEALYLPLILMLIGLIFRGVAFEFRFKATDEKRHIWDKAFIGGSLVATFFQGVALGAFLEGFKVVDRHFAGGTLDWLTPFSLFCGLGLIVAYTLLGCTWLIMKTEGDLHLRMTYLARPLALVLLAVIGIVSLWTPMAYPQIADRWFSMPNLLWFMPVPLLVLVTFYGLLKAVARKAHYTPFLLTLVLIFLGYSGLGISLWPHIIPPSISIWDAAAPPQSQSFMLVGTLFILPFILMYTFWSYYVFRGKVSHADGYH from the coding sequence ATGGGTATCGACCTTCCGCTGATCTGGGCCGTGATCATCATCTTCGGGGTGATGATGTACGTGGTGATGGACGGCTTCGACCTGGGTATCGGCATGCTCTTTCCCTTCGTCAAGGGCGAGCAGGACCGCGATGTAATGATGAATACCGTCGCCCCCGTCTGGGACGGCAACGAAACCTGGTTGGTGCTGGGCGGCGCCGGGTTGTTCGGCGCCTTCCCGATGGCCTACGCGGTGGTGCTCGAAGCGCTGTACCTGCCGTTGATACTGATGCTGATCGGGTTGATTTTCCGCGGCGTGGCCTTCGAGTTCCGGTTCAAGGCCACCGACGAAAAACGTCATATCTGGGACAAGGCGTTCATCGGCGGGTCCCTGGTAGCCACCTTCTTCCAGGGCGTGGCACTGGGGGCCTTTCTCGAAGGGTTCAAGGTGGTCGACCGGCATTTTGCCGGGGGGACGCTGGACTGGCTAACGCCGTTCAGCCTGTTCTGTGGCCTTGGCCTGATCGTCGCCTATACGCTGCTGGGCTGCACCTGGCTGATCATGAAGACCGAGGGTGATCTGCACCTGCGCATGACCTACCTCGCCCGGCCACTGGCACTGGTGCTGCTGGCGGTGATCGGTATCGTCAGCCTGTGGACGCCAATGGCTTATCCGCAGATCGCCGATCGCTGGTTCAGCATGCCCAACCTGCTGTGGTTCATGCCGGTGCCATTGCTGGTGCTGGTGACGTTCTACGGCCTGCTCAAGGCGGTGGCGCGCAAAGCTCATTACACGCCGTTCCTGCTGACTCTGGTACTGATTTTCCTCGGCTACAGTGGCCTGGGTATCAGCTTGTGGCCGCACATCATCCCGCCTTCGATCAGTATCTGGGATGCTGCCGCACCGCCGCAGAGTCAGAGCTTCATGCTGGTAGGTACCTTGTTCATCCTGCCGTTCATTCTGATGTACACCTTCTGGAGTTATTACGTGTTCCGCGGCAAGGTGTCACACGCAGACGGCTACCACTAG
- a CDS encoding DUF2474 domain-containing protein — MMSGKHGLQEKKPLWQRLGWLVLIWALSVAALGLAAWVMRLFMAAAGLTTH; from the coding sequence ATGATGAGCGGTAAACATGGCTTGCAAGAGAAAAAGCCGTTGTGGCAGCGGTTGGGTTGGCTGGTGCTGATCTGGGCGCTGAGCGTGGCCGCGTTAGGCCTGGCGGCCTGGGTGATGCGGCTGTTCATGGCCGCAGCCGGGCTTACCACGCATTGA
- a CDS encoding methyltransferase, with the protein MPLFTTPYAELDLIRQPDQANDPLQAFDAADQYLLEQLHAQNLQASSRLLVLNDSFGALAASLAGQLTVVSSGDSHLARMALEKNLANNGKAFDSVPFVPASAQWQGPFDRVLVRVPKTLALLEEQLIRLQGHLAPDAQVMAGAMIKHLPRAAGDLMEKYIGPVQASLAQKKARLLTATVADRPVAKSPYPTRYLLDAPALELLNHANVFCREGLDIGTRAFLPHLPRNLGNARVADLGCGNGVLAISCALANPDAQFTLVDESYMAVQSAQENWQAALGQRPVTVLPADGLAGVEKQSLDVVLCNPPFHQQQVVGDFLAWRMFQQAREALVVGGALYIVGNRHLGYHSKLARLFRGVEQVAATPKFVILKARK; encoded by the coding sequence ATGCCCCTGTTCACCACCCCCTACGCCGAACTCGACCTGATCCGCCAGCCGGACCAAGCCAATGACCCGTTGCAGGCCTTCGATGCCGCCGATCAGTACCTGCTCGAGCAGCTGCATGCACAGAACCTGCAGGCTAGCAGCCGGTTGCTGGTACTCAACGACAGCTTCGGCGCACTGGCAGCTAGCCTGGCCGGGCAACTGACAGTGGTCAGCAGTGGCGACTCGCACCTGGCCCGCATGGCGCTGGAGAAGAACCTTGCCAATAATGGCAAGGCTTTCGACAGCGTGCCGTTCGTGCCAGCCAGCGCACAATGGCAAGGCCCGTTCGATAGGGTGCTGGTGCGGGTGCCCAAGACCCTGGCGCTGCTCGAAGAACAATTGATCCGTTTGCAGGGCCATCTGGCCCCTGATGCCCAGGTAATGGCTGGCGCGATGATCAAGCACCTGCCGCGCGCCGCTGGTGACCTGATGGAAAAGTATATCGGGCCGGTACAGGCGTCGCTGGCGCAGAAAAAGGCCCGCTTGTTGACCGCCACGGTCGCTGACCGCCCAGTGGCCAAATCACCCTACCCAACTCGCTATCTGCTCGACGCGCCGGCACTGGAACTGCTCAACCATGCCAACGTGTTCTGCCGCGAGGGCCTGGACATCGGCACCCGCGCTTTCCTGCCGCACTTGCCGCGTAACCTTGGTAATGCCCGCGTGGCTGACCTGGGCTGCGGTAATGGTGTGCTGGCCATCTCCTGCGCCTTGGCCAACCCGGACGCGCAGTTCACCTTAGTGGACGAGTCGTACATGGCGGTGCAATCGGCGCAGGAGAACTGGCAAGCGGCGTTGGGTCAACGACCGGTCACGGTGTTGCCGGCAGACGGCCTGGCCGGGGTGGAAAAGCAGTCGCTGGATGTTGTGCTGTGCAATCCACCATTCCATCAACAACAGGTGGTGGGCGACTTCCTGGCCTGGCGCATGTTCCAGCAGGCGCGCGAGGCGCTGGTGGTGGGCGGTGCGTTGTACATCGTCGGCAACCGCCACTTGGGCTATCACAGCAAGCTGGCGCGGCTGTTCCGAGGTGTGGAACAGGTTGCAGCCACCCCGAAATTCGTGATTCTCAAAGCCCGCAAATAA
- a CDS encoding LuxR C-terminal-related transcriptional regulator, giving the protein MSEREIEVLKWSAAGKTAADVACILSLSQSTVNFHIRSVITKTNAANKAGAIAIAMMRGLIDQ; this is encoded by the coding sequence ATGAGCGAGCGCGAAATCGAGGTGCTGAAGTGGTCGGCAGCCGGCAAAACTGCCGCCGATGTAGCCTGTATCCTTTCCCTGTCGCAAAGCACGGTGAACTTTCACATTCGCAGCGTCATCACCAAGACCAACGCGGCCAACAAGGCCGGCGCCATCGCCATCGCCATGATGCGCGGCCTGATCGATCAATAG
- a CDS encoding ferredoxin--NADP reductase, which yields MTASADKFTHQTLLNVQPLTPNLFSLRVTRDPGFRFRAGQFARLGVTKADGSVVWRAYSMVSAPHDEYLDFFSIVVPGGEFTSELSRLGEGDTLMIDRQAFGYLTLDRFVGGRDLWLLATGTGIAPFMSILQDFEAWERFDNIKLVYSVREANELAYVEEIAGLEQRDYLAEFAGKLQFIPVVTREQHPGALNARITTLIESGELEKAAGLAFSPEHSRIMLCGNPEMIDETRKVLKARDLQLSLSRRPGQVAVENYW from the coding sequence ATGACCGCCAGTGCCGACAAGTTTACCCACCAGACCCTGCTGAACGTTCAGCCGCTGACGCCGAACCTGTTCAGCCTGCGGGTAACGCGTGATCCAGGGTTTCGCTTTCGCGCCGGCCAGTTCGCCCGCCTCGGGGTGACCAAAGCCGATGGCAGCGTGGTCTGGCGTGCCTATTCGATGGTCAGTGCCCCCCATGACGAATACCTGGACTTCTTCTCCATCGTGGTGCCGGGCGGGGAGTTCACCAGCGAACTGAGCCGCCTGGGCGAGGGCGACACGCTGATGATCGACCGTCAGGCGTTCGGCTACCTGACGCTCGACCGCTTTGTCGGCGGTCGCGACCTGTGGCTGCTGGCAACCGGTACCGGTATTGCGCCGTTCATGTCCATCCTGCAGGACTTCGAGGCCTGGGAGCGCTTCGACAACATCAAGCTGGTGTACTCGGTGCGCGAAGCCAATGAGCTGGCATACGTTGAAGAAATTGCCGGGCTCGAGCAGCGTGATTACCTGGCGGAATTCGCTGGCAAACTGCAGTTCATTCCGGTGGTCACCCGCGAGCAGCACCCTGGCGCGTTGAATGCGCGCATCACTACGCTGATCGAGAGCGGTGAGTTGGAAAAGGCAGCGGGGCTCGCGTTTTCTCCAGAGCATTCGCGCATCATGCTGTGCGGCAACCCCGAGATGATCGACGAGACGCGCAAGGTGCTCAAGGCGCGTGACCTGCAACTGAGCTTGAGCCGGCGGCCAGGGCAGGTGGCGGTGGAAAACTACTGGTGA
- the mscL gene encoding large-conductance mechanosensitive channel protein MscL, producing MGMLSEFKAFAVKGNVVDMAVGIIIGAAFGKIVSSFVGDVIMPPLGLLIGGVDFSDLAITLKAAEGDVPAVVLAYGKFIQTVIDFLIVAFAIFMGVKVINRLKREEAVAPSAPPAPTPQETLLSEIRDLLKAQNQNRLP from the coding sequence ATGGGCATGCTCAGTGAGTTCAAGGCCTTCGCGGTCAAAGGAAATGTCGTCGACATGGCGGTCGGTATCATCATCGGCGCGGCCTTCGGCAAGATCGTCTCCTCGTTCGTTGGGGATGTGATCATGCCGCCACTGGGGCTGCTGATCGGCGGCGTCGATTTCAGCGACCTGGCCATTACCCTCAAGGCCGCCGAAGGTGACGTGCCAGCTGTGGTGCTGGCCTACGGTAAGTTCATCCAGACCGTGATCGACTTCCTGATCGTCGCCTTTGCGATCTTCATGGGCGTGAAGGTGATCAACCGTCTCAAGCGCGAAGAAGCCGTAGCCCCCAGCGCACCGCCGGCGCCCACGCCGCAGGAAACCCTGCTGAGCGAAATCCGCGACTTGCTCAAGGCGCAGAACCAGAACCGCCTGCCCTGA